In the genome of Sardina pilchardus chromosome 14, fSarPil1.1, whole genome shotgun sequence, one region contains:
- the dnajc25 gene encoding dnaJ homolog subfamily C member 25, translating to MAASIVDTSRQGSWVKCIVVLCVLISSVAGLIPGLYCGTESCYDVLGVAREATKAEIARAYRQLARKYHPDRYRDGDPGLAGETNESAQQKFMLVATAYETLKDEETRKEYNYMLDNPDQYYSHVYAYYSRRLAPKVDVRIVILVTVCAISVFQYYSWWSSYTEAINYLATMPKYRIQATQLAKEQGLLNRTKEKGKNRRSKEEIREEEEEIIRDIIKNKIDIKGGYQKPNVSDILLFKLVLSPYYFCIYIAWYCSWIYRFTLKKEEYGQEEKLYLIRKHMKMSQAQFDSLDDHLHDTYLEKQLWIKENYEVYKQEQEEEMKVKMAQDSRWKRYRRWMKNEGPGRLTFIDD from the exons ATGGCGGCTTCCATAGTGGATACGTCTCGACAAGGCAGCTGGGTTAAATGTATTGTAGTTCTTTGTGTCCTTATTTCTTCTGTCGCTGGCCTGATTCCAGGATTATACTGTGGGACAGAGAGCTGTTATGATGTCCTCGGGGTGGCAAGAGAAGCAACAAAAGCCGAGATAGCGCGTGCTTATAGACAGCTGGCCAGAAAATATCATCCCGACAGGTATCGAGATGGGGACCCAGGACTCGCTGGAGAGACCAATGAAAGTGCCCAACAGAAATTTATGCTCGTCGCAACAGCCTATGAAACCCTTAAA GATGAAGAAACCAGGAAAGAGTACAACTACATGCTGGATAACCCAGACCAGTACTACAGTCACGTTTATGCATACTACAGCAGAAGGCTGGCACCTAAAGTGGATGTGAGGATAGTGATCCTAGTAACAGTCTGTGCCATTTCTGTGTTCCAG TATTACAGCTGGTGGAGTAGCTACACTGAAGCCATAAACTACCTGGCTACCATGCCAAAGTACCGCATCCAGGCCACTCAGCTTGCAAAGGAGCAGGGCCTACTGAACCGGACCAAGGAGAAAGGAAAGAACAGACGATCAAAGGAGGAAATtcgagaagaggaagaggagatcaTCCGCGACATCATCAAGAACAAGATTGACATTAAGGGCGGTTATCAGAAGCCTAATGTGTCAGACATCCTGCTGTTCAAGCTAGTGCTGTCTCCCTACTACttctgcatttatatagcatgGTACTGTTCCTGGATATACCGGTTCACCCTAAAGAAAGAGGAGTATGGCCAGGAGGAGAAGCTCTACCTTATCCGCAAACACATGAAGATGTCACAAGCACAGTTCGACAGCCTTGACGACCACCTGCACGACACGTACTTGGAGAAGCAGCTTTGGATTAAGGAGAACTATGAG GTGTATaaacaggagcaggaggaggagatgaaggtgaagatggcacaggACTCCAGGTGGAAGCGCTACCGCAGGTGGATGAAGAATGAAGGACCGGGTCGTCTCACTTTCATTGATGATTGA
- the gng10 gene encoding guanine nucleotide-binding protein G(I)/G(S)/G(O) subunit gamma-10 translates to MSSNSNLTNMRRLVEQLRLEASVERIKVSQAAAELQQYCLQNATKDALLVGVPTGSNPFREPRSCSLL, encoded by the exons ATGTCATCCAATTCCAATTTGACGAACATGCGTCGACTTGTTGAACAACTGAGGCTCGAGGCCAGCGTAGAAAGAATTAAA GTGTCCCAAGCTGCTGCAGAACTGCAGCAGTACTGCCTTCAGAATGCCACCAAAGATGCCCTCTTGGTTGGAGTGCCAACAGGCAGCAACCCTTTCAGAGAACCACGTTCCTGTTCCCTCCTGTAG